One window of the Cytophagia bacterium CHB2 genome contains the following:
- a CDS encoding SDR family oxidoreductase, with protein sequence MSRVLITGGAGFLGSHLCEYFLKKGHEVIAMDNLLTGSTANIEHLQSERFKFIKHDVTEYIYLAGEIDYVLHFASPASPMDYLQLPIQTLKVGALGTHKALGLAKDMRATFLLASTSEVYGDPLEHPQREDYWGHVNPVGPRGVYDEAKRFAEALTMAYHRTHGVDTKIVRIFNTYGPRMRPNDGRAIPAFVPQALRNEPITVFGDGSQTRSFCYVDDLIEGIYRLLMSDYHEPVNIGNPHEMTIRALAEAIIRLTGSMSKIVEKPLPEDDPKTRQPDITRARELLGWQPQVEFEDGLTRTIAWFRKQKGIA encoded by the coding sequence ATGAGTCGAGTTCTCATCACCGGCGGCGCGGGTTTTCTGGGTTCTCATCTTTGTGAATACTTCTTAAAAAAAGGCCACGAAGTGATTGCCATGGACAACCTGCTCACCGGCTCCACGGCGAATATCGAACATTTGCAAAGCGAGCGCTTCAAATTCATCAAGCATGATGTTACCGAATACATCTATCTGGCCGGTGAGATCGATTATGTATTGCACTTTGCTTCGCCCGCGAGTCCGATGGATTATTTGCAATTGCCGATTCAAACGCTGAAAGTCGGCGCGCTCGGCACGCACAAGGCTCTGGGCCTCGCGAAAGACATGCGCGCGACGTTTTTGCTGGCCTCGACTTCGGAAGTCTACGGCGACCCGCTCGAACATCCGCAACGCGAAGATTACTGGGGCCACGTCAATCCCGTTGGCCCGCGCGGCGTTTATGACGAGGCCAAGCGCTTTGCCGAGGCGTTGACCATGGCGTATCATCGCACGCACGGCGTTGACACCAAAATCGTGCGCATCTTCAACACCTACGGCCCGCGCATGCGCCCGAATGACGGCCGCGCCATTCCCGCATTTGTGCCGCAGGCGCTGCGCAACGAGCCGATTACCGTATTCGGCGATGGCTCGCAAACGCGCAGCTTTTGCTATGTCGATGATCTTATTGAAGGCATTTATCGCCTGTTGATGTCGGATTATCACGAGCCGGTCAACATCGGCAATCCGCACGAAATGACCATTCGCGCGCTGGCGGAGGCGATTATTCGATTGACCGGCAGCATGAGCAAAATCGTGGAAAAGCCGCTGCCGGAGGATGATCCCAAAACGCGGCAGCCGGACATCACGCGCGCCCGCG